The Pseudoalteromonas spongiae UST010723-006 genome window below encodes:
- a CDS encoding sensor histidine kinase codes for MLSVYTASNAFVEFNQKSVVQMTTELLDDDNVEAQITSLPRNFSVQQQYTALSHVFTEQLFILVQNERVILPSVSATDLRITYIAVEHGHQFKIAPLNQSPLLIQFSQEQLLLNDQTGEYALFWLPKNTLERKHQESLLMSRLADEFMLSLLGLSLLAALLSWLGAWYFLKPLKHLKHSFKDIENGNLDTRIEVTKHDEVGEILASFNRLAAWLQGLHQQYRQMNSDLSHELRTPLNAIRSRVEAMEDGILPMEPEQLSVLGKEVESLSQLIDDLSLLSLTESNQLTLQFEEVDITQLITDLMAKYQHQASSLGIVFTSDLAPNTRLVTDAKRLRQILVNLLDNAFKYGSAGQFIAVSLNACDTYVDIAVEDHGEGMSQTQLDNIFERFYRVQTSRNDTNSLGLGLPICKQLAELLSATLTVVSEPNKGAKFSLRLFKKS; via the coding sequence TTGTTAAGTGTATACACAGCAAGTAATGCATTTGTCGAGTTTAACCAAAAAAGTGTTGTGCAAATGACCACTGAGTTACTGGATGATGATAACGTGGAAGCGCAGATTACTTCGTTACCACGCAACTTTTCTGTTCAGCAACAATATACAGCACTATCTCATGTCTTTACTGAGCAGTTATTTATTTTGGTGCAAAATGAGCGCGTTATTTTGCCATCAGTAAGTGCGACCGATTTGCGGATTACCTATATTGCTGTGGAGCACGGCCATCAGTTTAAAATAGCGCCGCTCAATCAGTCTCCATTATTAATTCAATTCAGCCAAGAACAGTTGCTACTGAATGACCAAACGGGTGAATATGCATTATTTTGGTTACCCAAAAATACGCTGGAGCGAAAGCATCAAGAGTCTTTGTTGATGTCGCGCTTGGCCGATGAATTTATGCTGAGTTTGCTAGGCTTATCTCTGCTTGCTGCACTTTTGTCTTGGTTGGGCGCCTGGTACTTTTTAAAGCCGCTAAAACACCTTAAACACAGTTTTAAAGATATTGAAAATGGCAATTTAGACACCCGTATTGAAGTAACTAAGCACGATGAGGTGGGGGAGATTCTAGCCAGTTTCAACCGCCTTGCAGCGTGGTTGCAAGGGTTGCATCAGCAATATCGACAGATGAATTCAGATCTTTCTCATGAACTACGTACACCGCTCAACGCCATTCGTTCACGGGTTGAAGCAATGGAAGACGGAATATTACCGATGGAGCCTGAGCAGCTAAGCGTACTTGGTAAAGAGGTTGAATCACTGAGTCAGTTAATTGATGACTTAAGCCTGTTATCGCTGACCGAATCAAATCAGCTAACCTTACAATTTGAAGAAGTTGATATTACACAGCTTATTACTGATTTAATGGCTAAGTATCAGCATCAGGCAAGTTCGCTTGGCATTGTGTTTACATCGGATTTAGCACCAAACACTAGGTTAGTCACCGATGCTAAAAGACTTAGGCAAATATTGGTGAACTTACTTGATAATGCGTTTAAATACGGCTCAGCTGGACAGTTTATTGCAGTAAGTCTAAACGCTTGTGACACGTATGTTGATATTGCCGTAGAAGACCATGGTGAGGGGATGTCGCAAACTCAATTAGACAATATCTTTGAGCGCTTTTACCGAGTACAAACGTCGCGTAACGATACCAATAGCTTAGGCCTCGGGTTGCCTATTTGTAAGCAACTTGCGGAGCTCTTAAGTGCAACATTGACGGTAGTAAGTGAACCAAATAAAGGCGCAAAGTTTTCATTAAGGCTTTTTAAAAAATCTTGA
- a CDS encoding response regulator transcription factor, translated as MSSTINILYVEDDVASAQILTLYLEKQGYRVSHFDNAVDAQRALDNLAFQLAIFDVMMPGGDGFSLLKNATKKDIPSIMVTAKVTESDRIHGFDLGADDYVCKPYSPREVVSRVQALLKRSYKHTGAHQVWLFGQLEIDVDAKLVKLAGDHLKLTAVEFAILVSLVTHAKRIISREQLIDLVWQGRSDITDRAVDTHLANLRKKLGDSKKDPTYIATHYGQGYQFVAAKTQ; from the coding sequence ATGAGTAGTACCATTAATATTTTATACGTTGAAGATGATGTCGCCAGTGCACAAATTTTAACCCTTTATCTTGAAAAGCAAGGTTACCGAGTTAGTCACTTTGATAATGCAGTCGATGCTCAGCGGGCGCTCGATAATTTGGCGTTTCAGTTAGCTATTTTCGACGTTATGATGCCAGGAGGAGATGGCTTCTCTTTATTAAAAAATGCGACCAAAAAAGACATTCCCAGCATTATGGTGACGGCAAAGGTAACTGAAAGCGACCGCATTCATGGCTTTGACTTAGGCGCTGATGATTATGTATGTAAACCCTACAGCCCAAGAGAAGTGGTATCGCGTGTTCAAGCGTTACTTAAACGTAGTTACAAGCATACAGGAGCGCACCAAGTATGGTTGTTCGGCCAGTTAGAAATTGATGTCGATGCCAAATTGGTAAAACTGGCTGGCGATCATTTAAAACTTACCGCTGTTGAGTTTGCCATTTTGGTTAGTTTAGTCACTCATGCAAAGCGTATTATCTCGCGCGAACAACTGATTGATCTCGTGTGGCAAGGGCGTAGCGATATCACCGATAGAGCAGTCGATACCCATTTAGCCAACTTACGTAAAAAGTTGGGTGATAGTAAAAAAGATCCAACCTATATTGCCACACACTATGGTCAAGGTTATCAGTTTGTCGCGGCTAAAACACAATGA
- a CDS encoding SF0329 family protein codes for MKWTKLKHLSEQRIASSIRPRFSINCAAYGACLCGHAWITLDKKVVANFCTRVFWNIPRMFDESNKKWVSKDPELINRIASANSDELSNYGELSRQDAYEACWEFVHDLRSEQALNSEDSLIQTLAVIDKRRLKEIEAENLPPLAKKLLLERCIAENVETKLKEKHE; via the coding sequence ATGAAATGGACTAAATTAAAACATCTTTCAGAACAAAGGATTGCTTCATCTATCCGCCCTAGGTTTTCTATTAACTGTGCGGCATATGGTGCCTGTTTATGCGGGCATGCTTGGATCACTCTTGATAAAAAAGTTGTTGCCAATTTTTGCACCCGAGTATTTTGGAACATTCCTAGAATGTTTGATGAGTCCAACAAAAAGTGGGTTTCCAAAGATCCTGAACTAATCAATAGAATAGCTTCTGCGAATAGTGACGAACTAAGTAATTACGGAGAGCTTAGTCGTCAAGATGCATATGAAGCATGTTGGGAGTTTGTTCATGACTTAAGGAGTGAACAGGCCTTAAACTCAGAAGACTCTCTAATTCAAACATTAGCAGTTATTGATAAGAGAAGGCTTAAAGAAATTGAAGCAGAAAACCTGCCCCCTCTCGCTAAAAAACTGCTACTAGAGCGGTGTATTGCCGAAAACGTCGAAACAAAATTAAAAGAAAAACATGAATGA
- a CDS encoding DUF2199 domain-containing protein — MNELIKCSCCDKMLLANQMELTFGLPDEIFALPEEEKEVRAEGSTDLYVLDGNRFFVRGLIPLPVKNQEDYCLGAWAEVSEKDFERIEELWDVDVRVEEPRIDAILANAFPYTTSNGLIELEIQLQDSKSRPMFYITSHGCTLFDEQSNGIPAHRAFEYTSYTNKNRFSVIEEDELESSSCSCCESEIKLFCGRVENQLGDVEADYWIRIPTGHPNKFTVAISIDKNDYPRVAVLYGENGDEGLTYWIQEIENSPWEDFGDYGKVIGRDEVLADQYRAFFFDVVDQIAAQDTRLKTQIGRNIEDLN; from the coding sequence ATGAATGAATTAATTAAATGCTCCTGTTGCGACAAGATGCTGCTAGCAAACCAAATGGAACTGACTTTTGGTTTACCTGACGAAATTTTTGCATTACCTGAAGAAGAAAAGGAAGTCAGAGCCGAAGGAAGCACGGATCTATACGTATTGGATGGAAATCGATTTTTCGTGAGAGGATTAATTCCTCTGCCTGTTAAAAATCAAGAAGACTATTGTTTAGGCGCTTGGGCTGAAGTTTCTGAAAAAGACTTCGAAAGAATAGAAGAATTATGGGATGTAGATGTTCGAGTAGAAGAGCCTCGCATTGACGCAATCCTCGCAAACGCGTTTCCATACACCACATCTAACGGCCTTATTGAATTAGAGATTCAACTTCAAGACAGTAAATCTCGCCCCATGTTTTATATAACATCACATGGCTGCACTCTATTTGACGAGCAATCAAATGGAATTCCTGCTCATAGAGCATTTGAATACACGAGCTATACGAACAAAAATAGGTTTTCAGTCATTGAAGAAGATGAGCTTGAGTCCTCATCATGCAGCTGTTGTGAGAGTGAAATTAAGCTGTTCTGCGGTCGAGTTGAGAACCAACTTGGCGATGTGGAAGCAGATTATTGGATTCGCATACCAACAGGACACCCAAACAAGTTCACCGTTGCCATATCAATTGATAAAAATGATTATCCTCGCGTTGCTGTTTTATATGGAGAGAATGGTGATGAAGGTCTTACTTATTGGATTCAAGAAATTGAGAACTCCCCTTGGGAGGACTTTGGTGACTATGGAAAAGTGATAGGTCGTGACGAAGTTTTAGCAGATCAATATAGAGCTTTTTTCTTCGATGTGGTCGATCAAATTGCGGCACAAGACACAAGGTTGAAAACTCAAATTGGTCGAAATATAGAGGATTTAAATTAG
- a CDS encoding DUF4184 family protein: MDIQPLIVLITGEGHLHGFTHTYVGAILIALFAALTGKYLSELGLKILRITENDTSISISWGVVLLSAFIGSFSHVLLDSIMHADVEPFFPFTLDNQFLGIISVPVLHKVCLYSGLVGAVIYYGINWKLKKTINH; the protein is encoded by the coding sequence ATGGATATACAACCGTTAATCGTGTTGATAACGGGTGAAGGACATTTGCATGGTTTTACCCATACCTATGTTGGCGCAATATTAATTGCTCTTTTTGCAGCATTGACAGGAAAGTATTTATCAGAGCTTGGCCTAAAAATACTGAGGATTACGGAGAATGACACATCAATATCAATCAGCTGGGGGGTTGTATTACTTAGTGCATTTATCGGTAGTTTCAGCCACGTACTACTAGACAGCATTATGCATGCAGACGTTGAACCTTTTTTTCCCTTCACTCTGGACAACCAGTTTTTAGGAATAATCTCAGTGCCTGTATTACACAAAGTATGTTTATATAGTGGCTTAGTCGGCGCTGTTATTTATTATGGAATTAATTGGAAGTTAAAGAAGACGATTAACCATTAG
- a CDS encoding nuclease-related domain-containing protein: MDLSTYLNMVIGSFWYLIPLFIFVAIIKSACFKGVFGEWQVNQLIKFFLDKNEYHLIKDVTLPTENGTTQIDHIIVSKFGIFVVETKNMKGWIFGGDNQKQWTQKIYKHTSKFQNPLHQNYKHVKTLEACLTTKKECVFSVIIFIGDSTFKTKMPDNVAFARGGIEYIKSKKEIVFTNDEVANIVDQIESGRLKRGFKTNRQHVKHVKAIVEQKPDTKPCKKCGAEMVLRKATKGKNAGNEFWGCSSFPKCRNILKIS, from the coding sequence ATGGATTTATCAACTTACCTAAATATGGTGATCGGTAGCTTTTGGTACCTGATCCCTCTATTTATATTTGTTGCAATCATAAAATCAGCCTGTTTCAAAGGCGTATTTGGTGAATGGCAAGTTAACCAGCTAATCAAATTTTTTCTCGACAAAAACGAATATCACTTAATTAAAGATGTCACCCTACCGACCGAAAATGGCACCACACAGATAGACCATATTATCGTTTCCAAATTTGGTATCTTTGTCGTTGAAACTAAGAACATGAAAGGTTGGATTTTTGGTGGCGATAATCAAAAGCAGTGGACACAAAAGATCTACAAGCATACATCGAAGTTTCAAAACCCGTTGCATCAAAATTATAAACATGTCAAAACGTTAGAAGCTTGTCTCACCACAAAGAAAGAATGCGTTTTTTCCGTCATTATCTTCATTGGTGATAGTACCTTTAAAACAAAAATGCCTGATAACGTAGCCTTTGCTCGTGGTGGTATTGAATATATTAAAAGTAAGAAAGAAATTGTTTTTACCAACGATGAAGTAGCCAATATTGTTGATCAGATTGAAAGTGGCCGTTTGAAGCGTGGATTCAAGACAAATCGACAACATGTTAAGCATGTAAAAGCGATTGTTGAACAAAAACCTGATACTAAACCATGTAAAAAATGCGGTGCTGAAATGGTGTTACGAAAAGCCACTAAAGGTAAAAATGCAGGTAATGAATTTTGGGGATGTAGTAGCTTCCCTAAGTGCCGCAATATTTTGAAAATCAGTTAG
- a CDS encoding leucine-rich repeat domain-containing protein — translation MNKTLSRKLVAFALSSFLIGCGGGSDSKKDSTPAVVNDAPTISAFSPVEVYERQTVTVTPDASDNDGSITQYLWQQTSGTDIVQFAANESELRFVAPDLQQDEIVTFELTVTDNDSATAKQIVEITLKAYQNIEDHLIDNAGLNMCISQYENADLGIESLECISESIESLKGIELFTRLEKINIQSNKLSNISWLTELNNIKDLQLTHATIDNISKDIKKISSLQSLSLNSAPYTYSKIDADDIAQLTSLTSLSLNNFEITNSDEFHRLANIESLSLTDLNLTSLSFLVDWTKLTSLNVSHNLRLSDLSALINQTQLLKLDVSETALSDFNPISKLVNLKHLTLNRANSGVLDIKTLEPLKQLETLEINNLRIESLNSLEALTQLTYLSVASSNLSNISFLSKLTEIKELDISGNARLSDISHLIHLSKLQVLRASNNQNLDDLSPLAEVTSLKELELSNLYYSYGRGIIDISPLKNLSSLERLDLNSNRLENIDTLSYLTNLKELNVSSAQLDTLFNFSQLQSIEKLDASASGLTSIDELNTVVSPYLEEINLTGNAIADISGIKNLVTLKRLDLSANDVEDISPISELTELEVLSLSENPIKNIDALDNLTNLKTLSLRGLTEVTNIDSLFKLTALKTLELHDSYNILCEDIARLKLELKETNILSYNNCLSSPADLNLIEDVNLLHCITVGKTIVDINDITYLTCYDNDISSLKGLEQFVNITELNLTKNKVTNISPLSSLTSLEHLNLNDNQGITDLSPLADLTNIFALRLANTGVSDISPLSGLTAMKMLFLSQNNILDASPLIPLNRLGALYLSGNNALDCSTLKEVKELDSLYHLTIPEHCQ, via the coding sequence GTGAACAAAACACTCTCTCGCAAGCTAGTTGCATTTGCTCTCTCTTCATTTCTCATAGGTTGTGGCGGTGGCTCCGATAGTAAAAAAGATTCAACTCCTGCTGTCGTAAACGATGCTCCAACTATCTCAGCGTTTTCTCCTGTCGAAGTATACGAACGACAAACGGTTACAGTTACACCTGATGCAAGTGATAATGACGGTAGTATCACGCAGTATTTGTGGCAGCAAACTTCAGGCACAGACATTGTTCAATTTGCTGCAAATGAATCAGAATTACGTTTTGTTGCACCCGACTTACAACAAGATGAAATAGTTACATTTGAATTAACTGTTACCGACAATGATTCAGCAACGGCTAAACAGATAGTTGAAATTACACTAAAAGCGTATCAAAACATTGAAGACCATCTTATTGATAACGCAGGCTTAAACATGTGTATCTCTCAATACGAGAACGCGGACTTAGGCATAGAATCTTTAGAGTGTATAAGCGAATCAATCGAAAGTTTAAAGGGCATTGAACTATTTACGCGATTGGAGAAAATAAACATACAAAGCAACAAGCTAAGTAATATCAGCTGGTTAACTGAATTAAATAACATAAAGGATTTGCAGCTCACACATGCGACAATTGATAATATTAGTAAAGACATAAAAAAAATTAGCTCGTTACAATCACTGTCTCTAAATAGTGCTCCATATACCTATAGCAAAATAGATGCAGACGATATTGCGCAGCTGACTTCACTCACTTCGTTAAGTTTAAATAATTTCGAAATAACTAACTCGGATGAGTTTCATAGATTAGCCAACATTGAAAGCCTTTCACTTACCGATCTAAACTTAACTTCTCTTAGTTTCTTAGTGGACTGGACTAAACTAACAAGCCTGAATGTTTCACATAATTTAAGGCTCTCTGACTTAAGCGCACTTATAAACCAAACTCAATTACTTAAGCTAGATGTGTCTGAAACCGCATTGTCTGATTTTAATCCGATTTCCAAACTTGTAAATTTAAAGCACTTAACACTAAACAGAGCCAATTCAGGCGTACTTGATATCAAAACGCTAGAACCTCTAAAACAGCTAGAAACGCTTGAAATCAATAATCTAAGAATTGAGTCGTTAAATAGTTTAGAAGCTTTAACCCAATTGACCTACCTTAGTGTAGCTTCTTCTAATTTAAGCAACATATCGTTCTTGTCCAAGTTAACTGAAATAAAAGAGTTAGATATAAGTGGTAACGCCCGCCTATCTGATATTAGCCATTTAATTCACTTATCAAAACTCCAAGTTTTAAGGGCTAGCAATAACCAAAACTTAGACGATTTATCACCTTTAGCCGAAGTAACGAGTTTAAAAGAGCTAGAACTAAGCAACTTGTATTATTCGTATGGTAGAGGAATAATTGATATATCACCTTTGAAGAATTTATCATCTTTGGAAAGATTAGACTTAAATAGTAATAGGTTAGAAAATATAGACACGTTATCATACCTAACAAATTTAAAAGAGCTTAATGTATCCTCAGCACAGCTCGATACTTTATTTAATTTTAGTCAACTTCAATCCATTGAAAAGCTTGATGCTAGTGCAAGTGGTTTAACATCAATTGACGAGCTAAACACGGTTGTTAGCCCTTATTTAGAAGAGATAAACCTGACAGGCAACGCTATTGCTGACATTAGCGGAATTAAAAATTTAGTAACGCTAAAAAGGTTAGATTTATCAGCCAACGATGTTGAAGACATTAGCCCTATTTCAGAATTGACTGAACTCGAAGTTTTGTCTTTATCTGAAAATCCAATTAAAAATATTGACGCTTTAGATAACCTCACAAACCTAAAAACTTTATCACTACGTGGGCTCACTGAAGTCACAAACATTGATAGCTTATTTAAATTAACAGCATTAAAAACTTTAGAACTTCATGATTCTTATAACATTTTATGTGAGGATATTGCGCGCTTAAAGCTTGAACTTAAAGAAACTAATATTTTAAGTTATAACAACTGTTTATCTAGCCCCGCCGATTTGAATTTAATTGAGGATGTAAACTTATTACATTGTATAACTGTAGGAAAGACAATCGTTGATATTAACGACATTACTTATTTGACTTGTTACGATAACGATATAAGCTCACTGAAAGGCTTAGAGCAATTTGTTAACATAACTGAGCTCAACTTAACTAAAAATAAAGTAACAAACATAAGTCCCTTATCAAGCCTAACATCATTAGAACACCTGAATCTAAATGACAATCAGGGCATAACAGACTTATCTCCTCTAGCAGACCTAACCAATATTTTCGCATTAAGGCTCGCAAATACCGGAGTCTCTGACATTAGTCCCCTATCAGGATTAACGGCTATGAAAATGCTTTTCCTATCACAAAACAACATACTTGATGCATCTCCTCTTATTCCATTAAATAGACTAGGAGCATTGTATCTCAGCGGCAATAACGCTTTAGATTGCTCTACATTAAAAGAAGTTAAAGAACTTGATTCACTTTATCATCTAACTATTCCAGAACATTGTCAGTAA